The Lactuca sativa cultivar Salinas chromosome 2, Lsat_Salinas_v11, whole genome shotgun sequence genome includes the window gttttatttattttgattcaagtaaataAACTAAAATTTGATAAACAGTGTCAAAAccgtttttcttttatttttcttatttttgaattgaaccgttattatatatatatatatatatatatatatatatatatatatatatatatatatatatatatatatatatattagttttataCCGTTAcggtttatgttttttttagttGGATACTCCATAGTAATTATTGTTTATAATTTCAAGTTTGtatttatcattatcattattttagtatttgttttctattttttttattttttaattttagcaatttattttatttatttattttgaagtaatgaaaaatagaaaataaaaaaaaaacaaaactcaaacaccaaaattataatatactctaatatcttcatatgtttataatttttttgtctttttctgttttgttttgttttttttttcttaacttTTACGTTTTATTTTTCATCAGTTCGATACTtcttttgatatttttgaaaaaatttaaaatgtaAGAAAATATTAGAGTATATTATAATTAATGTTTCAATGTGTGGTATTTGcgatttaaaattattaaaaaaacttgttaaaattttaaaatgtaaCTTGCAAATCCTATTTCTATATAAAATTCCAATAGTTTAAattcaaaatatattttttttcaatttgaaAACCAAAAAgactcaaaacaccaaaattataatatactataacatattcataagttctacatttttttgaaaacgtcaaattttttaattaaattgatgaaaaataaaatgaaaaaacaaagATTATTAAAAAtacgaaaaaattaaaaaataatataaaaaaatttcaaaaatacaaaaaatacaaaaaaaaaaaaaaaaatcttatttagaccaaaaaaccaaaaaaaaaaaaaaaaaaaagtcaaagttttgtaatttttttaacacacagagaaaaaaaaaaaaaaaaggaaaacctTGTTAAGAAAACCAaaattttgtctattttttaacataaaaaatttctagaatttttaaaacGTAATAAATATAGTAAAttttgaaaaagaacaaattttaaGCGACGATGAGTACACGTTAAAAAAGGAAAACCTTGTTTAGAGTAAAAAACTACGAGTACATAGCAACTTTGCTTTAATAATATGCACATTGTTCATCGATACTTGTACATTGCTTGTGCTGAGAATACTCTCCTAAGTTGCTTTTACCCACCATCATCTTTCTTCTTCCCCATTTCCTTCTTCAAGAAATAAGCTTTCGAGAAATGGAGAGTTGCAGAGAGCCCAAGATGGGTTTTTGTCTTCTCTTCCTGCTTTTACTCCACTTACAACTTCTCCCCGATTCCTCCGCCGTCGGATCGGCTCCGTTGCCGGAATATCGAGCCCTCCTCTCCTTGAAAACTGCCATCACCGACGACCCACAATCCACTCTCTCTTCATGGAAGATCTCTACTAGTCACTGCACTTGGTTTGGTGTTACTTGCGACTCCAATCGTCATGTCATCGCCTTAAACGTTTCTGGACTTAACCTCACCGGAACTCTTTCTTCCGACATCGGAAACCTTCGCAATCTCGTTAACTTCACCGTCGCTTCCAACAACATTGTTGGGCCTATCCCTCCGGAGCTTTCTTTGATTTCTGGGCTTCGTCTTCTAAACCTGTCTAACAACATCTTCAATGAAACCTTTCCCCGAGAACTTGCTAGCCTCAAGTTTCTCCAAGTGCTTGACCTTTACAACAACAACTTGACCGGAGATCTTCCTGTTGTTGTGTCGGAAATGACAAACCTTCGTCATCTCCACCTTGGCGGAAACTATTTTTCTGGGATTATTCCGGTGGAATACGGCCGATTTCCTACGCTCGAATACCTAGCGGTTTCCGGAAATGAACTCACTGGAGCTATCCCGCCGGAAATCGGAAACCTAACAAACCTCAAATATCTCTACATCGGCTACTTCAATAATTTCACCGGCGGTATTCCTCCGGAAATTGGTAACTTATCAAACCTCATTCGCTTCGACGCCGCCAACTGTGGCCTCACCGGAGAAGTTCCTTCTGAACTTGGTAAACTTCAAAACCTAGATACACTCTTTTTACAAGTAAATGGGCTCTATGGATCTCTACCGAAAGAGCTCGGAACTTTAAAAAGCTTGAAATCAATGGATCTTTCAAACAATATATTCACCGGAGAAATACCCGATTCCTTCCTCAACCTCCTCAACCTCACCTTACTAAACCTGTTTCGTAACAAACTCCACGGCTCAATACCAGACTTCATCGGTGAATTGCCGGAGCTAGAAGTCTTGCAGCTGTGGGAAAACAACTTCACCGGAAGCATTCCGCAAGGTCTTGGAAAGAACGGGAAGCTGCAAATACTTGATCTGTCTTCAAATAAATTAACCGGCGAACTTCCGCCTAATTTGTGCACCGGAAACAAGCTTCAAACCCTAATCACATTGGGAAACTTCTTGTTTGGGCCGATACCAGCGTCCCTTGGTGAATGCCAATCGTTAAATCGAATCAGAATGGGGGATAATTTTCTCAACGGTTCGATTCCGAAAGGGATGCTCAGTTTGCCTGAACTCTCGCAGGTTGAGCTTCAAAATAACCTCCTCACCGGTGAATTCCCGGCGACCAATTCTGTTTCAATCAGCCTCGGTCAGGTGAGTTTATCCAATAACCATCTCTCCGGTCCGTTACCTCCTACCATTAGTAACTTTTCCGGCGTTCAGAAACTTTTGCTCGATGGTAACCAATTTACAGGTCCTATTCCGTCTGAAATAGGGAAGCTACAACAACTATCAAAGATTGATTTCAGTGGCAACAGCTTCTCCGGCGAAATTGCACCGGAGATCAGCCAGTGTAAGCTGTTAACATACGTGGATCTTAGCCGGAACCAGCTTTCCGGTGAGATTCCTACTGAACTCACAGGAATGCACATTCTCAATTACTTGAATGTATCACGAAATCATTTGGTAGGCAACATTCCGACCTCAATAGCATCAATGCAGAGTCTAACATCTGTTGATTTCTCCTATAACAGTCTTTCCGGCATGGTTCCAGGCACCGGCCAGTTCAGCTACTTCAACTACACTTCATTTTTAGGAAACCCAGATCTCTGTGGACCATTTTTAGGACCTTGTAAAGATGGAGTCGCCAATGGGACCCATCAACCACATTCAAAAGGAACACTCTCACCTTCAACCAAGCTTTTTCTCGTTATCGGCCTGCTTCTCTGTTCAATAGTATTTGCAGTTGCAGCAATCATTAAAGCTCGATCTCTAAAGCGAGCCAGTGACGCACGATCATGGAAGCTCACAGCTTTCCAGCGACTAGACTTCACCTGCGATGATGTTCTCGATAGCTTAAAGGAAGACAACATCATCGGAAAAGGAGGAGCCGGAATCGTTTACAAAGGAGTGATGCCAAACAACGAGCTTGTCGCTGTGAAACGATTACCAGTCATGAGCCGTGGTTCAGCCCATGATCATGGTTTCAACGCCGAGATTCAAACCCTAGGGAGGATTAGACACCGATACATCGTAAGATTACTTGGATTCTGTTCAAATCACGAAACGAATCTCCTGGTTTACGAGTATATGCCAAACGGAAGCTTAGGAGAAATGCTTCACGGAAAAAGAGGCGGCCATTTGTATTGGGATACAAGATATAAAATCGCCATCGAATCTGCAAAAGGACTTTGTTATCTCCATCATGATTGTTCACCATTGATCCTCCATCGTGATGTTAaatccaacaacatccttctagATTCCAATCTCGAAGCCCATGTTGCCGATTTTGGTCTTGCTAAATTCTTACAAGATTCTGGCACATCTGAATGCATGTCCGCCATTGCTGGTTCTTACGGGTATATTGCACCAGGTACAGAGAGATTCCTAATTCTTAACACGTGTCAGTTTTGGATTAGAATTGTGACATGtgtctgttttggattagaatatTGACACGTGTCTATTTTTTTTGTTGCAGAATATGCATACACATTAAAGGTTGATGAGAAAAGCGATGTATATAGCTATGGTGTAGTCCTATTGGAACTGGTCACCGGGAGAAAACCGGTTGGGGAATTTGGTGACGGCGTTGACATCGTTCAGTGGGTGAGAAAGATGACCGGAGGTAACAAAGAACGGGTTTCAAAGATTGTGGATCCGAGATTACCCAATGCCCCGACCCATGAAGTGATGCATGTGTTTTATGTGGCATTGCTTTGTGTTGAAGAACAAGCGGTGGAAAGGCCTACCATGAGAGAAGTTGTTCAGATCTTGACGGAGCTtccaaagggaggagatgcggtggcagccaccaccggtggtggtggtggcgactCAATGGATTCACCTATTTTGGCGGCGGTTACAGTGGAATCACTCGAGAGTGGTGTTGACAACAGGGAACAAAACCAGCTTCGTGATCTTTTAAGCGTATGAAATAAGAATGTTGGGTTGGGGTTTTTGTGTTATTTGTTTAGTTTTTGAATGTGATTTGTATATGGTAGGATTGAGTTTATGGTAATTAAGCAGTGTTTTCATATGGTTGGATGTTTTTAAATGAAATGGAATATAAGATTCAGGCGAAAACGTTATTTAAATTCAAGATTCAGGCAACAAAATTGATTAATCATAGATGGGTTTAATGTAAATATGGTATTTTGATCAAGTCTGAAAGTATTTTGTTGCATCTTTTACGGTTAATCTATAAACCAATGTTTTGGAGCTGATGTGATTTCGTTTTAACTTCGATTTCATTGTTTCGATAGTGATATGATTCGTTTTGATTTATTATATTTCATGGAGTTGTGACTGAGTTTCCAAGCTTCTTATTATCCCATAATGCATGTTTCATTAGGTGCTATTAGAGACAAAAAGAGCGACAAAATAACAATAACAAGTCCAACTCAACCTTAGCTAATGTTGTGATCTTCTCATAGTCTTACAACCATTCCTGCGATGGTCTAACCcatcctagtgaatgctacaagaCATCCCCCATCCTTACAACACCTCTACCACCGCCTAACAAAACCTAGTTACATAACCAAAATATATCACTGTCTATGCTTCGCGTCCTTCGACAAGATAACCTAGATTCTCAACATTTTATTCTCTGATTACAACATGCTAATGAACATTATTCCTTGCATAAGCCTCAACTCGTACCACCACCAAAACTAGCTATCCATTTGTTCTTGGTTATGAAATTCCAAGTTGACCCGCACTTGGAAATATTTCCATTAATCTGAAGCGATTCTCCCCCACATGGAATGAACTACGCTCTAACAACTTCATAACCATTCGAATTTCCTAGCCAGCCCAAAAAGTCACCCAGTTGGTTCTTGACACCCACACCTGTCATTATTAGGCATAAAAGAATCTGAATTTCTCAAACATATTCAAGAGCTCCACTATATGCCAAAAATCCATAGcgacaaaaccccaagatttccAACTTGTGGTCGCAATCCATATCAATGAACAACCCAACATTAACATCTTCAACCCAAAGCAATATCCCAATCTTAAATAACCAAATAAACCCTACAAATGCACAACTTATTGACAAAACTTTCTAAAAACTGAACAACGCTGCTCCGACACCCTAACTAGGAGTCAAAATACTCATTGTTCCACACTTGACGAAAGATCGATGCATCTATAGCACCGTCAACTGATACATCTCGAAAACCCTTGAGTGCTCTCAACTACTAAACAAGGCCCATACGAAAATGCATCAACCACACCCAGATGTTGCTTGACAGATCAATAACAACTTTTCCATTACTAGATATAACGGTCGGTTCAACAAGCTAACCAACCCTTCACAGAGTGGCTCAAGCGCCTAAAATGCCGgatttaaagattaaaaataaatacaatttatttaataaacttcggaaattcatatcttcttcatacgaactccgttttcgacgttctttatatccacggaaaggtgagactacgctctacaactttcgtttacacttcgtcggctaattttgaatttatttttaataggccgcgacagaaaaacttcgttataaattcataacttcttcgtttgacgtccgttctcgcctaactttttattgctacgataccaacaatgagatcttcaattctcatttagattgcttcggctaaaaacccctcgatctcaaatcgagtaaaacaggctgcataccgctaaaccgaaacttcgataaatcataacttcctcatacgaagtcagatttgggcgttctatatatattcggaaaccacgtttcaactactacaacataaatcaaagatattaagtttattttacacttaaattttgacgcttatttttattcttaattaatcaaaccacataattaagcaattaagcacaaaacacataatactcaaataatacaatcttattatttcaaaacgggttacaaaggttaacctagactattacattgctaaaagtggcaagcccggaaacaccggcgttacaattctctccaccttagaatgattccgtccccggaatcacacatcaacaaacaaatgcggatagcgactcaacatgtgactctccgtctcccaggtgagattcggcccattcgtgtgtttccatcggacaagcactaatccaaccattttgcgtcgcaacttcttagtctttcggtcaacaattgcctctggttcttcaatcaaccttttgttctcatcaattctcaattcagaaattggaattatatcgggaacttctcccgtgaacttcctcaaataacacacatgaaaagtgttgtgaattccattcagttcttcgggtaattcgagcttgtaagcttggttcccaaccctctgaagaactttaaatggtccaataaaccttggactcaactttccccttttaccaaatcttataagtcccttccacggcgagactttaagcaaaaccgaatctccaacctcaaaagtcgtcggtcttcgcttcttgacagcatagctcttttgacgatcctgagccgctaacattctttccctaattattttcaacttttcagcagtttgatgaaccatctccggtcccataaactgtttttcccTAACCTCaggccaacaagacggcgtacgacacttctgtccatacaaagcttgataaggtgtcatcttaatgctcgagtgaaaactattattatagaaaaattctaccaaaggtaaatgttcatcccaattacctaggaattccaaggtacatgctctcagcatatcttcaagcgtttgtatcgttctttcactctgaccatcagtctgcggatggtaagctgtgcttaaacataacttggtatccatttcctcttgtagacttttccaaaaccttgaggtgaaacggctatcacgatccgatacaatcattaacggaacaccgtgaagcctcacaatttccttcacgtaagaatttgcaagcttttccatagaccatttctccttggctactatgaaatgcgcactcttagtgaatcgatcaacgaccacccaaatcatgtcgtgaccattctttgttctgggcaatttagtgacaaaatccatagcaatgtcttcccacttacccataggcacatgcaatggttctaaactcccatatagtttctgatgttgtgtcttgactctcgcacaagtcacacactcggccacatactttgcaacatcaagcttcatcgtcggccaccagtagtagggtttcaggtccctatacattttagtgctacctggatggattgagtacatggttttgtgagattcttccatcagaagatccctaattcctcctgacttaggtacccaaatacgatcttggaataccttcagtccatgaccgttagtaccaaacaccaacgttttacccaaacgttcctcctttcagtcatttttcttagaagcttcctcttgagctttctttatactttccacaatggtcgagacaacttcaattctcaacgctcttggcctcttcctttcaagattgactttccgactgagagcatcagcaacaacattagctttaccggggtggtaaagtatctcgcagtcgtagtctttaagtaattctagccagcgtcgttgccccatattcaattccttctaattaaagagatattggagactcttatgatcagtaaaaagtttgcacttcgtgccatagaggtaatgcctccatattttcagagcgaaaactaccgctgccaactccaaatcatgagtcgggtaattcttttcatgctctttcagctgtcgagacgcatatgctatcaccttttctctttgggtcaaaacacaacccaatccaacaccagacgcatcgctataaacagcgaattcttcaactccatcgggtagagaaagtatcggtgcctcgcatagctttttctttaacttctcgaatgcttctttatgcttatcattccaagcataagtagctcctttgtgggtcaaagctattaACGGAGTagtgatcgaagaaaagccttggataaacctgcggtaatatccggctaatcctaaaaagcttcgaatctccgtgggacttttcggttgttcccacttcgtcacagcttcgatcttcgctggatcaaccattatcccttcttggttgaccacgtgacccaagaattggacttcacgaatccaaaaatcacatttggagaactttacatatagcttctccttcttcaaaacttctaacacttctcgcaagtgtctgccatgctcctcctggcttttcgagtaaatcagaatgtcgtctatgaacactatcacggatttatcaaggaaaggattacaaaccctattcatcaaatccatgaacgctgccggagcattggttagtccaaacgacataaccaagaactcgtagtgtctatatctagttctgaatgcagtcttctcgatatcttgctctcttacttttagctaatgatatcctgacctaagatcgatcttcgagaaatagctcgaaccttgcaattgatcaaacaggtcatcaatccttggcaacggatatatattctttatttttgccttgttcagctctctgtaatcgatgcacattctcatacttccatctttcttcttcacaaataacaccggagctccccagggtgatgaactaggtctaatgaaacctttgtccaataactcctgaagttgcatcatcagctccttcatctccgttagtgctaatcgataaggtgcttttgctattggcgtggttcctggtaacaagtcaatacggaattccacttgtcgattaGGCGGTAATCTAGgtagatcttcgggaaatacttccggatactcacacaccactggaatactctgcatcaccttcttttctttcttagcatcaatcacgaatgctaaatatgatgtacatcccttggtcaaacactttctggctttcattagagaaatgattccagaattcactcgcagtttgtccccgtacaccataaatgaatctttcccaggcgggtttactttaactatcttcttcttgcataaaatttcggcatcattggcgctaagccagtccattcccaaaacgatgtcgaaaccattgatatcgatgggcaataattcctcgtgaaacttattcccattaaggtcgattaagatgtctttcatatgatggctaacaagtacaaacttgccactagctacttcgactaat containing:
- the LOC111900236 gene encoding leucine-rich repeat receptor-like serine/threonine-protein kinase BAM1 produces the protein MESCREPKMGFCLLFLLLLHLQLLPDSSAVGSAPLPEYRALLSLKTAITDDPQSTLSSWKISTSHCTWFGVTCDSNRHVIALNVSGLNLTGTLSSDIGNLRNLVNFTVASNNIVGPIPPELSLISGLRLLNLSNNIFNETFPRELASLKFLQVLDLYNNNLTGDLPVVVSEMTNLRHLHLGGNYFSGIIPVEYGRFPTLEYLAVSGNELTGAIPPEIGNLTNLKYLYIGYFNNFTGGIPPEIGNLSNLIRFDAANCGLTGEVPSELGKLQNLDTLFLQVNGLYGSLPKELGTLKSLKSMDLSNNIFTGEIPDSFLNLLNLTLLNLFRNKLHGSIPDFIGELPELEVLQLWENNFTGSIPQGLGKNGKLQILDLSSNKLTGELPPNLCTGNKLQTLITLGNFLFGPIPASLGECQSLNRIRMGDNFLNGSIPKGMLSLPELSQVELQNNLLTGEFPATNSVSISLGQVSLSNNHLSGPLPPTISNFSGVQKLLLDGNQFTGPIPSEIGKLQQLSKIDFSGNSFSGEIAPEISQCKLLTYVDLSRNQLSGEIPTELTGMHILNYLNVSRNHLVGNIPTSIASMQSLTSVDFSYNSLSGMVPGTGQFSYFNYTSFLGNPDLCGPFLGPCKDGVANGTHQPHSKGTLSPSTKLFLVIGLLLCSIVFAVAAIIKARSLKRASDARSWKLTAFQRLDFTCDDVLDSLKEDNIIGKGGAGIVYKGVMPNNELVAVKRLPVMSRGSAHDHGFNAEIQTLGRIRHRYIVRLLGFCSNHETNLLVYEYMPNGSLGEMLHGKRGGHLYWDTRYKIAIESAKGLCYLHHDCSPLILHRDVKSNNILLDSNLEAHVADFGLAKFLQDSGTSECMSAIAGSYGYIAPEYAYTLKVDEKSDVYSYGVVLLELVTGRKPVGEFGDGVDIVQWVRKMTGGNKERVSKIVDPRLPNAPTHEVMHVFYVALLCVEEQAVERPTMREVVQILTELPKGGDAVAATTGGGGGDSMDSPILAAVTVESLESGVDNREQNQLRDLLSV